One stretch of Roseimicrobium sp. ORNL1 DNA includes these proteins:
- a CDS encoding polysaccharide deacetylase family protein → MNRKRLRPLAALLPLILLAVAVGGFFLLPRDSYRALQGLKGPLEEGLPAPAASPLTAWKEFGKGGPSRMAVYLTDPNSAWTGVQHALETMGIPYIITDDPAVAVQHRVVLVYPMISGKLLDREKQETLRKHVADGGCLLATQVLGTDLKDLFGYTDVQESRSHYEVKLSPDHADTNWLKDERERTVRLGNPERPQSWTGTQNYSGAAQVLATFQDGQAAWIAKEHPGGGLAMALGFDLGFFILKCQNDRDDEASRAYVNEYEPTVDVWLRLLRHFYQKHEPLAVTVHTVPEGKSISAVISLDIDYVKSMANMTAYRDLLVKNEVPATFFIQAKYYRDYFDTGFFNDDTVGLLRSLHESGMEIASHSVAHTDVFASLPLGDGREKYPDYQPRVKGKGDTRNATVMGELRVSKYLLESITGAHVRSFRPGYLACPPSLAQAMEASGYHYTSSVTSGNVMTYLPYRKNYNHEYTASTNVFEFPAAVEDEHLPLMDQRVEGAMKLAGQLAQYGGCFVVLSHPDVIGHKHRFLQLILPRLKPMAWIGTIGQLGDWWSAREQLEIDVTRREAGQVQLSITAPTAIKGITLYVPPAWKPSASSPLPSGATLEGGSLFLPEVPQGALSITLQEKEN, encoded by the coding sequence ATGAATCGTAAACGTCTGCGCCCTCTAGCCGCCCTTCTTCCCCTCATCCTGCTTGCTGTAGCTGTGGGCGGCTTCTTCCTTCTGCCCCGGGATAGCTACCGTGCCCTGCAGGGGCTAAAAGGTCCTCTGGAGGAGGGGCTGCCCGCTCCGGCCGCGTCCCCGCTGACGGCGTGGAAGGAATTCGGCAAGGGAGGCCCCAGCAGGATGGCTGTCTATCTCACCGACCCGAATTCCGCCTGGACCGGCGTGCAGCATGCGTTGGAAACCATGGGCATACCCTACATCATCACGGATGATCCCGCGGTCGCCGTGCAGCATCGAGTGGTGCTGGTGTATCCCATGATTTCAGGGAAGCTTCTCGATCGGGAAAAGCAGGAGACTCTGCGGAAGCATGTGGCGGACGGCGGCTGCCTCCTGGCCACCCAGGTGCTGGGCACGGACCTCAAGGATCTCTTCGGCTACACGGATGTGCAGGAATCCCGCTCCCACTACGAGGTGAAACTCTCCCCGGACCACGCAGATACCAACTGGCTGAAGGACGAGCGTGAGCGCACCGTGCGCCTGGGGAATCCCGAGCGACCGCAGTCATGGACCGGCACCCAGAACTACTCCGGGGCGGCACAGGTGCTGGCGACCTTTCAGGACGGGCAGGCCGCCTGGATTGCGAAAGAGCACCCCGGAGGCGGGCTGGCCATGGCGCTGGGGTTTGACCTCGGCTTCTTCATCCTGAAGTGCCAGAACGATCGCGATGACGAGGCCTCCCGGGCCTACGTGAATGAGTACGAGCCCACCGTGGATGTGTGGCTGCGCCTGCTGCGCCATTTCTACCAGAAGCATGAGCCCCTCGCGGTGACCGTGCATACCGTGCCGGAGGGGAAGAGCATCTCCGCAGTGATCTCGCTGGACATCGACTACGTGAAGTCCATGGCCAACATGACGGCCTACCGCGATCTGCTCGTGAAGAACGAGGTGCCTGCCACCTTCTTCATCCAGGCAAAGTACTACCGTGACTACTTCGACACCGGCTTCTTCAATGATGATACGGTGGGCCTCCTGCGCAGCCTGCATGAGAGCGGCATGGAGATTGCCAGCCATTCGGTGGCCCACACGGATGTCTTCGCCAGCCTGCCGCTGGGCGACGGACGCGAAAAGTACCCGGACTACCAGCCGCGTGTGAAGGGGAAGGGGGACACGCGAAACGCCACCGTCATGGGTGAGCTGCGGGTGAGCAAGTACCTGCTCGAGAGCATCACCGGTGCGCACGTCCGCTCCTTCCGCCCCGGCTACCTTGCCTGTCCTCCCAGCCTTGCCCAGGCGATGGAGGCCTCCGGCTACCATTACACTTCCTCTGTCACTTCGGGAAACGTGATGACCTACCTTCCCTACCGGAAGAACTACAACCACGAATACACGGCCTCCACGAACGTGTTTGAGTTCCCCGCAGCCGTGGAGGACGAGCATCTCCCGCTCATGGACCAGCGTGTGGAGGGCGCCATGAAACTGGCCGGTCAGCTCGCGCAATACGGCGGCTGCTTCGTCGTGCTGTCCCATCCAGATGTCATCGGACACAAGCATCGGTTTCTCCAGCTCATCCTGCCCCGCCTGAAACCCATGGCCTGGATTGGCACCATCGGACAACTCGGCGACTGGTGGAGCGCCCGCGAACAATTGGAGATCGACGTCACGCGCCGCGAGGCCGGACAGGTCCAACTTTCCATCACTGCCCCGACTGCGATCAAGGGCATCACGCTCTATGTTCCTCCCGCGTGGAAGCCTTCCGCGAGCAGTCCTTTGCCCAGTGGCGCTACCCTGGAGGGGGGTAGTCTCTTCCTGCCTGAGGTGCCACAAGGTGCGCTCTCCATCACGCTGCAGGAAAAGGAGAACTGA
- a CDS encoding TRASH domain-containing protein has product MKLTLTLLSTLFLAVGMMQAADKKVEGVPATYPLKKCVVSDEPLGEMGKPVKVSHGGTDVYLCCKSCKEDFEKDPAKYVEMVKKAQKK; this is encoded by the coding sequence CACCCTGACTCTGCTCTCCACCCTGTTCCTCGCCGTCGGAATGATGCAAGCCGCCGACAAGAAAGTCGAAGGCGTGCCCGCGACCTACCCGCTGAAGAAGTGCGTCGTTTCCGATGAGCCGCTGGGTGAAATGGGCAAACCCGTGAAGGTCTCCCACGGCGGCACGGATGTGTATCTCTGCTGCAAGTCCTGCAAAGAAGACTTCGAAAAGGACCCTGCGAAATACGTGGAGATGGTGAAGAAGGCCCAGAAGAAGTAG